A region of Myxococcus stipitatus DSM 14675 DNA encodes the following proteins:
- a CDS encoding SRPBCC domain-containing protein: MTTEQRARVTTFLAVEPEEAFAVFTEETDLWWRKGPRFRGSSAPTSVVRFEGGSGGRLVEEDPAGVFEIGRVLTWEPGARLCFEWRGRNFAPGELTQVDVRFEPAEGGTRVVLEHRGWEALRPDHPVRHGQDVAGFLEMMGMWWGGLALSLRTVSLKSTPRVESRRE; encoded by the coding sequence ATGACGACCGAGCAGCGCGCCCGGGTGACGACCTTCCTCGCGGTGGAGCCGGAGGAGGCCTTCGCCGTCTTCACGGAGGAGACCGACCTCTGGTGGCGCAAGGGGCCTCGCTTCCGAGGCTCCTCCGCGCCCACCAGCGTGGTGCGCTTCGAGGGCGGCTCCGGCGGCCGGTTGGTGGAGGAGGACCCCGCGGGCGTCTTCGAGATTGGCCGCGTGCTGACGTGGGAGCCCGGCGCGCGGCTCTGCTTCGAGTGGCGCGGCCGGAACTTCGCGCCGGGGGAGCTCACCCAGGTGGACGTGCGCTTCGAGCCCGCGGAGGGCGGCACCCGCGTCGTCCTGGAGCACCGGGGCTGGGAGGCCCTGCGTCCCGACCACCCGGTGCGGCATGGCCAGGACGTGGCCGGCTTCCTCGAGATGATGGGCATGTGGTGGGGCGGCCTCGCGTTGTCGCTCCGCACCGTGAGCCTGAAGTCGACGCCTCGCGTCGAATCGCGGCGGGAGTAG
- a CDS encoding ArsR/SmtB family transcription factor: MGAARRLDDTFAALADPTRRGVIDLLRDKPHRAGDLAAAFDMSPPAMSRHLRVLRKTGLVEEEAVEEDARVKVYRLRPERFSELRAWLDEVESYWGEQLQAFKEHAERTRAKKRP; encoded by the coding sequence ATGGGAGCCGCTCGACGCCTCGACGACACCTTCGCCGCCCTGGCCGACCCCACCCGTCGTGGGGTCATCGACCTCTTGCGCGACAAGCCTCATCGCGCGGGGGACCTGGCGGCCGCCTTCGACATGTCACCTCCGGCCATGAGCCGGCACCTGCGCGTCCTGCGCAAGACGGGGCTGGTGGAGGAGGAAGCCGTGGAAGAAGACGCCCGCGTGAAGGTGTACCGGCTGCGGCCCGAGCGCTTCTCGGAGCTGCGCGCCTGGCTGGACGAGGTGGAGTCGTACTGGGGCGAGCAGCTCCAGGCGTTCAAGGAGCACGCGGAGCGCACGCGTGCGAAGAAGCGGCCGTGA
- a CDS encoding VOC family protein — MKKVPEGCARITPGLFYVNAPAAIDWLEKAFGFQTRLKVEGAPGMVVHSELVYGEGVIMVSSLSAKYPGRKPDAAGGTSAAYLMLYVDDVDAHCERARAAGARITREPETTNYGDDYWTDRGYGAEDLEGHAWWFAQRMKG, encoded by the coding sequence ATGAAGAAGGTTCCAGAAGGTTGTGCGCGCATCACCCCCGGGCTGTTCTACGTGAATGCTCCGGCGGCCATCGACTGGCTGGAGAAGGCCTTCGGCTTCCAGACGCGGCTGAAGGTGGAGGGGGCGCCGGGGATGGTGGTGCACTCGGAGCTCGTGTATGGCGAGGGCGTCATCATGGTGAGCTCGCTCAGCGCGAAGTACCCCGGGCGCAAGCCGGACGCGGCGGGCGGCACCAGCGCGGCGTACCTGATGCTCTACGTGGATGACGTGGACGCGCACTGCGAGCGGGCGCGGGCGGCGGGCGCGCGCATCACCCGGGAGCCGGAGACCACGAACTACGGCGACGACTACTGGACGGACCGGGGCTACGGCGCGGAGGACCTGGAAGGTCACGCGTGGTGGTTCGCCCAGCGCATGAAGGGCTGA
- a CDS encoding serine/threonine-protein kinase, translating to MRCPTTENLLAFGRGLLRGDEATALQGHLDECPSCRVLVAEAVASVDEGVSQPPAALSSSFLGRGDVLGRYVVMERIGAGGMGVVYAARDPELHRKVALKILRFDTVQPARLAESQARLLREAQATARVVHPNVVAIHDFGRVDERVFLAMEFVEGTTLGARLRAGRMPWREVLGLFLQAGQGLAAAHAAGLVHRDFKPDNVLIDTTGRVRITDFGLVRILDGAEESPPSAVAAAPVVEGESNDSLTQTGTLLGTPGYMAPEQSRGETPDARSDQFSFCVALYEALYGARPFPRAASAELALEQGARAARTLQREARVPDRIHLAVLKGLSPEPEDRHASMEVLLRALGQEPLLSPHQLLHVAGIAAALLAVGVVAFFATRPTLCEDDPRALAGVWDEKTRTSVRDALLKTGLPYAADTWRGVSGSLDVYARDWMAASRHACEVTRIHGRQTEGMYERQLLCLEQRRREVSALVGVLSTVAAPVAQNAVRAVSGLEDLGRCSDVQALTSSRPLPKDPGVREKLESLQKDIATVRARLHAGQPKSALELASTLPARMEGMDFPPVHVEMLRVLAQSQAESHEKEAVQTLHKLIQTAQAAGMDWHVADGWVSLLRVASFLDKGADPEDQYGSHATAAVQRLGGDAPMEVTLATNLSSLLQSKGKNPEALAEGLHALELARKTYPPKDARLSTPLLNAGRMLGIAGRFDEAVALLREAHERYVANYGPDHPDVGVVLSLLAVQETYLNRYEDAVAHQTRVLAIYAAVHGAESLNVASALHNMGNMLSHVAGRNEDAAEHFRRAVALREKLLGPEDARVASSLSGLGQVLRALGRPTEALAAHERALAIREKAKGPDSLEAAYDRGLVGESLMSLKQPRKARPFVERALAVYEKKSFGTDELILADIRFLLARTLEGEPHEKARARKLALSSLEIYRRFPKAREKEIPEVETWLAAR from the coding sequence ATGCGGTGTCCCACGACGGAGAATCTCCTCGCCTTCGGGCGAGGTCTGTTGCGCGGTGACGAGGCCACTGCCCTCCAGGGGCATCTGGACGAATGCCCCTCCTGCCGCGTGCTGGTGGCGGAGGCGGTGGCGTCGGTGGATGAGGGGGTGAGCCAGCCCCCGGCCGCGCTCTCCTCCAGCTTCCTGGGGCGCGGCGACGTGCTGGGCCGCTACGTGGTGATGGAGCGAATCGGCGCCGGAGGCATGGGCGTCGTCTACGCGGCAAGAGACCCGGAGCTCCACCGCAAGGTGGCCCTCAAGATTCTGCGCTTCGACACCGTCCAGCCCGCGCGGCTCGCGGAGTCCCAGGCCCGGCTGCTGCGCGAGGCGCAGGCCACCGCGCGCGTCGTCCATCCCAACGTCGTCGCCATCCACGACTTCGGCCGCGTGGACGAGCGCGTCTTCCTGGCCATGGAGTTCGTCGAGGGCACCACCCTGGGCGCTCGCCTGCGCGCGGGGCGCATGCCGTGGCGCGAGGTGCTGGGCCTCTTCCTCCAGGCGGGGCAGGGGCTGGCCGCCGCGCACGCGGCCGGGCTGGTGCACCGCGACTTCAAGCCGGACAACGTCCTCATCGACACCACGGGGCGGGTGCGCATCACCGACTTCGGGCTGGTGCGCATCCTGGACGGCGCGGAGGAGTCACCGCCGTCGGCCGTCGCTGCGGCGCCCGTCGTGGAGGGCGAGTCCAACGACTCCCTCACGCAGACGGGGACGCTCTTGGGCACCCCCGGCTACATGGCCCCCGAGCAGTCGCGCGGCGAGACGCCCGACGCGCGCAGCGACCAGTTCAGCTTCTGCGTCGCGCTGTACGAGGCGCTCTATGGCGCCCGGCCCTTTCCCCGCGCGGCTTCGGCGGAGCTCGCGCTCGAGCAGGGGGCTCGGGCCGCGCGGACACTCCAGCGCGAGGCTCGCGTCCCCGACCGCATCCACCTGGCCGTGCTGAAGGGGCTCTCTCCGGAGCCCGAGGACCGCCACGCCTCCATGGAGGTGCTGCTGCGGGCGCTGGGCCAGGAGCCGCTGCTCTCACCCCACCAGCTCCTCCATGTCGCGGGCATCGCGGCCGCGCTGCTGGCGGTGGGGGTGGTCGCCTTCTTCGCCACGCGGCCCACGCTCTGCGAGGACGACCCGCGCGCGCTGGCGGGCGTCTGGGATGAGAAGACCCGGACCTCCGTGCGGGACGCGCTCCTGAAGACGGGGCTGCCCTACGCGGCGGACACCTGGCGCGGGGTGAGCGGCTCGCTGGATGTCTATGCGCGCGACTGGATGGCCGCGTCGAGGCACGCGTGTGAAGTCACGCGCATCCATGGCCGCCAGACGGAGGGCATGTACGAGCGGCAGCTGCTGTGCCTGGAGCAGCGACGCCGGGAGGTCTCCGCGCTGGTGGGGGTGCTGTCCACCGTGGCGGCGCCCGTGGCGCAGAACGCGGTGCGCGCGGTGTCGGGCCTGGAGGACCTGGGCCGGTGCTCCGACGTTCAGGCGCTGACGTCCTCGCGCCCGCTGCCCAAGGACCCGGGCGTGCGCGAGAAGCTGGAGTCCCTCCAGAAGGACATCGCCACCGTCCGCGCGCGGCTGCACGCGGGGCAGCCCAAGTCCGCGCTGGAGCTGGCCTCCACGCTGCCCGCGCGGATGGAGGGAATGGACTTCCCGCCGGTGCACGTGGAGATGCTCCGCGTGCTCGCCCAGTCGCAGGCGGAGTCGCATGAAAAGGAGGCGGTCCAGACGCTGCACAAGCTCATCCAGACCGCGCAGGCGGCGGGAATGGACTGGCACGTGGCGGACGGCTGGGTGTCGCTGCTGCGCGTCGCCAGCTTCTTGGACAAGGGCGCGGACCCGGAGGACCAGTACGGCAGCCACGCCACCGCGGCGGTGCAGCGGCTGGGCGGCGATGCTCCGATGGAGGTCACCCTGGCCACCAACCTGTCCAGCCTCCTTCAATCGAAGGGCAAGAATCCGGAGGCGCTCGCCGAGGGACTGCATGCGCTGGAGCTGGCGCGAAAGACCTATCCCCCGAAGGACGCGCGCCTCTCCACCCCCCTGCTCAACGCCGGGAGGATGCTGGGCATCGCCGGTCGCTTCGATGAGGCCGTGGCCCTCCTGCGCGAAGCCCATGAGCGCTACGTCGCGAACTACGGGCCCGACCACCCGGATGTCGGGGTCGTCCTCAGCCTGCTCGCCGTGCAGGAGACCTACCTGAACCGCTACGAGGACGCCGTTGCTCACCAGACGCGCGTGCTGGCCATCTACGCGGCCGTGCATGGCGCGGAGTCGCTGAACGTGGCCTCCGCGCTGCACAACATGGGCAACATGCTCAGCCATGTGGCCGGACGGAACGAGGACGCCGCCGAGCACTTCCGCCGCGCGGTGGCCCTTCGCGAGAAGCTCCTGGGCCCCGAGGACGCGCGGGTCGCCAGCTCCCTGTCCGGGTTGGGCCAGGTGCTCCGGGCCCTGGGACGGCCCACCGAGGCCCTCGCCGCCCACGAGCGCGCGCTCGCCATCCGCGAGAAGGCCAAGGGCCCCGACTCCCTGGAGGCCGCGTATGACCGGGGCCTGGTGGGCGAGTCGCTCATGTCCCTGAAGCAGCCGCGCAAGGCCCGCCCCTTCGTCGAGCGCGCGCTGGCCGTCTACGAGAAGAAGTCCTTCGGCACCGACGAGCTCATCCTCGCGGACATCCGCTTCCTGCTCGCACGCACGCTGGAGGGAGAGCCTCACGAGAAGGCGCGCGCGCGAAAGCTGGCCCTGTCCTCGCTGGAAATCTACCGGCGCTTCCCCAAGGCCCGCGAGAAGGAGATTCCCGAAGTCGAGACCTGGCTCGCCGCGAGGTGA
- a CDS encoding sigma-70 family RNA polymerase sigma factor, translating into MAKFPETDVHGADLALARACASGDATALATLEERIIPQVRAALKRRDVDDTTADEALQVLRARFLVAEGSMPPRIMEYAGRGPLSAWLRMTALRLAWGVMNERKGPLVTDDGPLEALGVAPDDVELQYLKDRYGADFNAAFRDALAALEPRARTLLRMHLVDGMGTARIAEAYGVDRSSVKRWLATAREWLLDQTRVRFAARVGVSMPELDSLLAQLRSQLDLSIRRLMAGGPT; encoded by the coding sequence ATGGCCAAGTTCCCGGAGACAGATGTCCATGGAGCGGACCTGGCGCTCGCCCGTGCATGCGCGAGCGGTGATGCCACGGCCCTGGCCACGCTCGAGGAGCGCATCATTCCCCAGGTGCGCGCCGCATTGAAGCGCCGGGATGTGGACGACACGACGGCGGACGAGGCGCTCCAGGTGCTGCGGGCGCGCTTCCTCGTCGCGGAGGGCAGCATGCCGCCCCGCATCATGGAGTACGCGGGGCGAGGCCCCCTCTCCGCCTGGCTGCGGATGACGGCGCTGCGGCTGGCCTGGGGGGTGATGAACGAGCGCAAGGGCCCCCTCGTCACCGACGACGGGCCGCTGGAGGCGCTGGGCGTCGCGCCCGACGACGTGGAGCTCCAGTACCTCAAGGACCGCTACGGCGCGGACTTCAACGCCGCCTTCCGCGACGCGCTGGCCGCGCTGGAGCCCCGCGCGCGGACGCTGTTGCGAATGCATCTGGTGGACGGGATGGGCACCGCGCGCATCGCGGAGGCCTACGGCGTGGACCGCTCCTCGGTGAAGCGGTGGCTGGCCACCGCCCGCGAGTGGCTGTTGGACCAGACGCGGGTGCGCTTCGCGGCACGCGTGGGCGTGAGCATGCCGGAGCTGGACAGCCTGCTGGCCCAGCTGAGGAGCCAGCTGGACCTGAGCATCCGCCGGCTGATGGCCGGGGGCCCGACCTAG
- a CDS encoding NYN domain-containing protein — protein MTAGRPAAASYVLIDAENIDWAVSNVVGRKPESQDRVQFDRLVAFCETYFPAPVRCVVVLNARGEQLPDVMIGFIRALKSAGCEVALLYGRPDQKVVDLGILKLLETIRTQRPKAAVGLASHDGGDFAEALKPMLEEKRQVAVLGLREYVSQRFRDLVPAGLKIVDLELNAKVFQRPLPRLLPVNVDEFDASLFL, from the coding sequence CTGACCGCTGGACGTCCCGCCGCTGCTTCCTACGTGCTCATCGATGCGGAGAACATCGACTGGGCCGTCTCCAATGTCGTGGGCCGCAAGCCCGAGTCCCAGGACCGCGTCCAGTTCGACCGGCTGGTGGCCTTCTGTGAGACCTACTTCCCCGCGCCGGTGCGCTGCGTGGTGGTGCTCAACGCGCGAGGCGAGCAGCTGCCCGACGTGATGATTGGCTTCATCCGCGCCCTGAAGTCCGCGGGCTGCGAGGTGGCGCTGCTCTACGGGCGGCCGGACCAGAAGGTCGTCGACCTGGGCATCCTCAAGCTCCTGGAGACCATCCGCACCCAGCGCCCCAAGGCGGCGGTGGGCCTGGCCAGCCACGACGGTGGCGACTTCGCGGAGGCGCTCAAGCCCATGCTGGAGGAGAAGCGCCAGGTGGCCGTGCTGGGCCTGCGCGAGTACGTCAGCCAGCGCTTCAGGGACCTGGTGCCCGCGGGCCTGAAGATTGTCGACCTGGAGCTCAACGCGAAGGTGTTCCAGCGTCCGCTGCCCCGGCTGCTGCCGGTCAACGTGGACGAGTTCGACGCGTCGCTGTTCCTCTAG
- a CDS encoding ATP-binding protein, which translates to MSGGFQGNAPPEGAPSSRRESVLQRRLTLGEMLDVPSFAEVVKSFSELYRVGIKVLDTRGTKLADVKVGHGDFCAYVFSFPDGRSRCTATVSRVKDGPVAPGHGARLAQGDGAEEAGLIALPCFTGLRYLVMPVRWEGDLLGRVILGPFTPEELGDFPETLTDISGLELSRAQELVSKVRRAPERTAAQVLTHFGQVLAALVASGHRTHLTTQLHIEAMLETHRELESQNSRLAQVNTRLKELDRLKSTFLGTVSHELRTPLASIIGYSEMLAEGLAGALNPEQLLYVRTIVEKGESLLNLISSILDLSQIEAGRLRLAMGPVDLAGVIQTAVSSVMPQAQRKGVELEVRLPPLPRPRLAGDADKLRQVLVNLLANALKFTASGGRVSVVMSEVGLQDTLGAPGYRVCVEDTGVGIREDQFERIFQSFYQVDGSSTREHGGAGLGLAIVKSLVEGHGGKVFVESEFGRGSRFTVVLPMQPPIPEHGVLTAPAPVPEPPAGPDRF; encoded by the coding sequence ATGAGCGGAGGCTTCCAGGGGAACGCCCCTCCGGAGGGCGCCCCCAGCTCCCGCCGGGAGTCGGTCCTCCAGCGGCGCCTGACGCTTGGCGAGATGTTGGATGTGCCCTCGTTCGCGGAGGTGGTGAAGAGCTTCAGCGAGCTGTACCGCGTGGGCATCAAGGTCCTGGACACGCGCGGCACCAAGCTGGCCGACGTGAAGGTGGGCCACGGCGACTTCTGCGCGTATGTCTTCTCCTTCCCGGACGGACGCTCGCGCTGCACCGCGACGGTGTCCCGGGTGAAGGACGGCCCCGTGGCGCCGGGCCACGGCGCGCGGCTGGCGCAGGGCGATGGCGCGGAGGAGGCGGGGCTCATCGCGCTGCCGTGCTTCACCGGCCTGCGCTATCTGGTCATGCCCGTGCGCTGGGAAGGGGACCTGCTGGGGCGGGTCATCCTGGGGCCCTTCACCCCCGAGGAGCTGGGCGACTTTCCGGAGACGCTCACGGACATCTCCGGGCTGGAGCTGTCGCGCGCGCAGGAGCTGGTGTCCAAGGTGCGGCGCGCCCCCGAGCGCACCGCCGCGCAGGTGCTGACGCACTTCGGACAGGTGCTCGCCGCGCTGGTGGCCAGCGGACACCGCACGCACCTGACCACGCAGCTCCACATCGAGGCGATGCTGGAGACCCACCGCGAGCTGGAGTCGCAGAACTCGCGGCTGGCCCAGGTGAACACCCGGCTCAAGGAGCTGGACCGCCTGAAGTCCACCTTCCTGGGCACGGTGAGCCACGAGCTGCGCACGCCGCTGGCGTCCATCATCGGCTACTCGGAGATGCTCGCGGAGGGGCTGGCCGGCGCGCTCAACCCCGAGCAGCTGCTCTACGTGCGCACCATCGTGGAGAAGGGGGAGTCGCTGCTCAACCTCATCTCCTCCATCCTGGACCTGAGCCAGATTGAAGCCGGACGGCTGCGGCTGGCCATGGGCCCGGTGGACCTGGCGGGCGTCATCCAGACGGCCGTGTCCAGCGTGATGCCGCAGGCGCAGCGCAAGGGCGTGGAGCTGGAGGTGCGGCTGCCGCCGTTGCCTCGGCCCAGGCTCGCGGGCGACGCGGACAAGCTGCGGCAGGTGCTGGTGAACCTGCTGGCCAACGCGCTGAAGTTCACCGCGTCCGGAGGCCGCGTCTCGGTGGTGATGTCGGAGGTGGGCCTCCAGGACACGCTGGGCGCGCCGGGCTACCGCGTCTGCGTGGAGGACACGGGCGTGGGCATCCGCGAGGACCAGTTCGAGCGCATCTTCCAGAGCTTCTACCAGGTGGATGGCAGCTCCACGCGCGAGCACGGCGGGGCGGGGCTGGGCCTGGCCATCGTGAAGAGCCTGGTGGAGGGCCACGGCGGCAAGGTGTTCGTGGAGAGTGAGTTCGGGCGCGGCTCGCGCTTCACGGTGGTGCTGCCCATGCAGCCGCCCATCCCGGAGCACGGCGTGCTGACGGCGCCCGCCCCGGTGCCGGAGCCGCCCGCGGGCCCCGACCGCTTCTGA
- a CDS encoding GTP-binding protein: MQLNHAQRELTLKIVYYGPGLSGKTTNLRHLHARASPEVRGRLLTVETHDDRTLFFDLLPVFFSTSAGFKVKVKLFTVPGQVIHNATRRIVLQGADAVVFIADSRHSATAENNAYWRNLQDNMKENGLDVEQVPVVIQFNKRDLPDARTEAELEEARKRGGEEVVGAVALRGEGVLETFHAVARAAYRRLDARAHLARNVALTEQEFLAQIFGRMDLSGTALAGRYTGVGRDDQVGGGR; encoded by the coding sequence TTGCAACTCAACCACGCCCAGCGCGAGCTGACGCTCAAGATCGTCTACTACGGGCCCGGACTCAGCGGGAAGACGACGAATCTGCGCCATCTCCATGCCCGCGCGTCCCCGGAGGTGCGTGGCCGATTGCTGACGGTGGAGACCCACGACGACCGGACGCTGTTCTTCGATCTGCTGCCTGTCTTCTTCTCCACGTCCGCGGGCTTCAAGGTGAAGGTGAAGCTCTTCACCGTCCCGGGCCAGGTCATCCACAACGCGACCCGGCGCATCGTGCTCCAGGGCGCGGACGCGGTGGTGTTCATCGCGGACAGCCGGCACAGCGCGACCGCGGAGAACAACGCCTACTGGCGAAACCTCCAGGACAACATGAAGGAGAACGGGCTGGACGTGGAGCAGGTGCCCGTCGTCATCCAGTTCAACAAGCGCGACCTGCCGGACGCTCGCACGGAGGCGGAGCTGGAGGAGGCGCGCAAGCGGGGCGGCGAAGAGGTGGTGGGCGCCGTCGCGCTCCGGGGCGAGGGCGTGCTGGAGACCTTCCACGCGGTGGCCAGGGCGGCCTACCGGCGGCTGGATGCCCGCGCGCACCTGGCGCGCAACGTGGCGCTGACGGAGCAGGAGTTCCTCGCGCAGATTTTCGGACGCATGGACCTGTCCGGCACGGCGCTGGCCGGGCGCTACACCGGGGTGGGCCGGGACGACCAGGTGGGGGGCGGGCGATGA
- a CDS encoding GNAT family N-acetyltransferase, whose translation MTMKQVDPGVEMAPAPVLEAVGLPNDLTAAVKFTLPTDEDMTAVAALRAGSEPWKSRGETQEDSLKALSQLKPNVHVAKLQNQIVGYVTVERDGPVPGAAYLRNIVVKQELRKKGLGMVVLEQALRAARDMYRKTIALRVDPSNAPAVSFYRKAGFTTVATVVSKKSGKLRLLMSREL comes from the coding sequence ATGACGATGAAGCAGGTGGACCCGGGCGTGGAGATGGCCCCAGCCCCGGTGCTGGAAGCGGTGGGCCTCCCCAACGACCTGACGGCGGCGGTGAAGTTCACCCTGCCCACCGACGAGGACATGACGGCGGTGGCGGCCCTGCGCGCCGGCTCCGAGCCCTGGAAGAGCCGGGGTGAGACCCAGGAAGACAGCCTCAAGGCGCTCTCGCAGCTCAAGCCCAACGTGCACGTGGCGAAGCTGCAGAACCAGATCGTCGGCTACGTCACGGTGGAGCGGGATGGTCCGGTGCCCGGCGCGGCGTACCTGCGCAACATCGTCGTGAAGCAGGAGTTGCGCAAGAAGGGCCTGGGCATGGTGGTGTTGGAGCAGGCGCTCCGAGCCGCTCGGGACATGTACCGCAAGACGATTGCCCTGCGCGTGGACCCCTCCAACGCGCCCGCGGTGAGCTTCTACCGCAAGGCGGGCTTCACCACGGTGGCCACGGTGGTCTCCAAGAAGTCCGGCAAGCTGCGCCTGCTGATGTCCCGCGAGCTGTAA
- a CDS encoding type IV pilus twitching motility protein PilT, protein MRPLAELLRHLARPGVTELTLATGRPPMIRAGGGTYEPLDSANVTTDDVVRALQAMVGIARASTVTDAPSQWSITANGLGALSIAAMRRGDIMHLRLSRAAEAAASGAVPAPTAAGTSTTPPGQTGASAPQAGVGQASATTAVRRSGAGSATPGSSASAQQSASGYASAGNGASAQQGGASQTAASAQVASAASVAQEAARVQALSRLTGGARDLAVVLEQGRSSGASDIHVVAERPVLFRLAGDLVPQGGALDSTRVEGMLMPVVPERLRPVLERDGSCDFSLDSPAMGRFRVNVSRHRTGLKGTFRVIAREVPTLESLGLPSDIAKATHHHQGLIVVTGPSGHGKTSTLAALVDLINRETSHHVLTVEDPVEFVHPRKKALISQREVGTHTKTFGSALKGSLREDPDVIVVGELRDTETVRMALAAAETGHLLISTMNTPSAAKTIDRLIDLFPPADQQQVRLSLASGLRLIVSQRLMLGADGKSMVAAAEVLPGSVALGNLIRDNKTYQIPSLQQRGKSLGIIRFEDSLTDLVRAGKVKLEVAKGFVDNPDELEAMVTGRRPGAAVAAPETPQDGARLLSKMGSLMGRKGG, encoded by the coding sequence ATGAGACCTCTCGCTGAGCTGTTGCGCCATCTGGCGCGGCCCGGAGTGACGGAGCTGACACTGGCGACGGGACGGCCCCCCATGATTCGTGCAGGGGGTGGCACCTACGAGCCGCTGGACTCGGCGAATGTGACGACGGACGACGTCGTGCGAGCGCTGCAGGCCATGGTGGGTATCGCGCGGGCGTCGACCGTCACGGATGCGCCCTCGCAGTGGTCCATCACGGCGAATGGGTTGGGGGCGCTGTCCATCGCCGCCATGCGACGCGGCGACATCATGCACCTGCGGCTGTCGCGCGCGGCGGAGGCGGCGGCATCGGGGGCCGTGCCCGCGCCCACGGCCGCTGGGACGAGCACCACCCCGCCGGGACAGACGGGCGCCTCCGCGCCGCAGGCGGGTGTGGGACAGGCTTCGGCGACGACCGCCGTCAGGCGGAGCGGTGCGGGTTCCGCTACTCCGGGGAGCAGCGCTTCCGCGCAGCAAAGTGCCTCGGGGTACGCCTCCGCTGGGAACGGCGCTTCCGCGCAGCAGGGCGGTGCCAGTCAGACCGCTGCCTCCGCGCAGGTGGCCTCCGCGGCTTCGGTCGCTCAGGAGGCCGCGCGCGTGCAAGCCCTGTCACGCCTGACGGGCGGAGCACGCGACCTCGCCGTGGTGCTGGAGCAAGGCCGCTCCAGCGGTGCCAGCGACATCCACGTGGTCGCCGAGCGGCCGGTGCTCTTCCGCCTCGCGGGCGACCTGGTGCCGCAGGGGGGCGCGCTGGACAGCACACGCGTGGAGGGCATGCTCATGCCCGTGGTGCCGGAGCGGCTGCGTCCGGTGCTGGAGCGCGATGGAAGCTGTGACTTCTCGCTCGACTCACCGGCGATGGGGCGCTTCCGCGTCAACGTCTCCCGTCATCGCACGGGCCTCAAGGGCACCTTCCGCGTGATTGCCCGCGAGGTGCCCACGCTGGAGTCGCTGGGCCTGCCCTCGGACATCGCGAAGGCGACGCACCACCACCAGGGCCTCATCGTCGTCACCGGCCCTTCCGGCCACGGCAAGACGAGCACCCTGGCCGCGCTGGTCGACCTCATCAACCGCGAGACCTCGCACCACGTGCTCACCGTGGAGGACCCGGTGGAGTTCGTCCACCCGCGCAAGAAGGCGCTCATCAGCCAGCGCGAGGTGGGCACGCACACGAAGACCTTCGGCAGCGCGCTCAAGGGCAGCCTTCGCGAGGACCCGGACGTCATCGTCGTGGGCGAGCTGCGCGACACGGAGACGGTGCGCATGGCGCTGGCGGCCGCGGAGACGGGCCACCTGCTCATCAGCACCATGAACACGCCGAGCGCGGCGAAGACCATCGACCGGCTCATCGACCTCTTCCCGCCCGCGGACCAGCAGCAGGTGCGCCTGTCCCTGGCCAGCGGTCTGCGCCTCATCGTCAGCCAGCGGCTGATGCTGGGCGCGGACGGCAAGAGCATGGTGGCCGCGGCGGAGGTACTGCCCGGCTCCGTGGCGCTGGGCAACCTCATCCGAGACAACAAGACGTACCAGATTCCCTCCCTCCAGCAGCGCGGCAAGAGCCTGGGCATCATCCGCTTCGAGGACTCCCTGACGGACCTGGTGCGCGCGGGCAAGGTGAAGCTCGAGGTGGCCAAGGGCTTCGTGGACAACCCGGACGAGCTGGAGGCCATGGTCACCGGACGCCGTCCGGGCGCCGCCGTGGCCGCGCCGGAGACGCCGCAGGACGGCGCGCGGCTGCTCAGCAAGATGGGCTCGCTGATGGGAAGGAAGGGCGGCTGA